In one Trichlorobacter lovleyi SZ genomic region, the following are encoded:
- the rng gene encoding ribonuclease G: protein MASELVINVTAHETRISLIEKGTIAELYIERTREKGIVGNIYKGRVVRVLPGMQAAFVDIGLEKAAFLYVADVFDAIEEYENLMDGGKKEDHHDDSSDQEFKVLHPIEDLLQEGQELLVQVSKEPIGTKGARITSHISLPGRHVVYMPTVDHVGISRRIEEEEERERLREIVDRLRQPGCGFIVRTASEGKTEEDLRADMEYLAKIWAEIVNKKEKATAPCLIHADLDVVQKVVRDIVTDDVNRIVIDSKADHDRIVQFISTFMPKMKSSIELYDEEEPIFDQYGLEVEISRALGRKVWLKSGGYIIIEQTEALTAIDVNTGRFVGKHNLEDTILKTNLEAVKEIAYQLRLRNIGGIIIIDFIDMEKEVNREKVYAALEDALKSDKSKTNILKISELGLVEMTRKRVRESIGRMMCEPCPYCEGRGYVKSKTTICHEIFRELRREMLDIRGTKVLLSVHPQVADLLYDEERRGLEELEKKFKKRVTVRAKPGFHQEQFEVVIS from the coding sequence ATGGCATCAGAACTGGTTATCAATGTCACCGCCCATGAAACGCGCATCTCCCTGATTGAAAAGGGGACCATTGCAGAACTGTACATTGAGCGCACGCGGGAAAAAGGGATCGTCGGCAACATCTACAAAGGCCGGGTCGTCCGGGTACTGCCGGGCATGCAGGCAGCCTTTGTCGACATCGGCCTTGAAAAGGCGGCCTTTCTGTATGTGGCCGATGTCTTTGACGCCATTGAAGAGTATGAAAACCTGATGGATGGCGGCAAGAAGGAAGACCATCACGATGACAGCAGCGACCAGGAATTCAAGGTGCTGCACCCGATCGAAGACCTGCTGCAGGAGGGCCAGGAACTGCTGGTGCAGGTTTCAAAGGAACCGATCGGCACCAAAGGAGCCCGCATTACCTCGCACATCTCGCTGCCGGGCCGTCATGTCGTCTACATGCCCACCGTTGATCATGTCGGCATCTCCCGCAGGATTGAAGAGGAAGAGGAGCGGGAACGGCTGCGCGAAATTGTTGACCGCCTGCGCCAACCGGGCTGCGGCTTCATTGTTCGCACCGCATCAGAAGGAAAGACCGAAGAAGACCTGCGGGCCGACATGGAATATCTGGCCAAAATCTGGGCCGAGATCGTTAACAAGAAAGAGAAGGCAACTGCCCCCTGCCTGATCCACGCCGACCTTGATGTGGTGCAGAAGGTGGTCCGGGATATTGTGACCGATGATGTCAATCGCATTGTGATCGACTCCAAGGCCGACCATGACCGGATTGTGCAGTTTATCTCCACTTTTATGCCCAAGATGAAATCCTCCATCGAGCTGTATGACGAAGAGGAACCGATTTTTGATCAGTACGGCCTTGAGGTTGAAATTAGCCGCGCCCTTGGGCGCAAGGTCTGGCTGAAGTCAGGCGGCTATATCATTATCGAGCAGACTGAAGCATTGACCGCCATTGACGTCAATACCGGCCGCTTTGTCGGCAAACACAATCTGGAAGACACCATCCTCAAGACCAACCTTGAAGCGGTCAAGGAGATCGCCTACCAGCTGCGCCTGCGTAATATTGGCGGCATTATCATCATTGACTTTATCGACATGGAGAAAGAGGTCAACCGCGAGAAGGTCTATGCCGCCCTTGAGGATGCCCTCAAGAGCGATAAATCCAAGACCAATATCCTGAAGATATCCGAGCTGGGACTGGTGGAGATGACCCGCAAACGGGTGCGGGAGAGTATCGGCAGAATGATGTGTGAACCCTGCCCTTACTGCGAGGGTCGCGGCTACGTCAAGTCAAAGACAACGATCTGCCATGAGATTTTCAGGGAGTTGCGGCGCGAAATGCTTGATATCCGCGGCACAAAGGTCTTGCTCAGCGTTCACCCTCAGGTGGCAGACCTGCTCTATGATGAAGAACGGCGCGGACTTGAGGAACTTGAAAAGAAGTTTAAGAAGCGGGTCACGGTCAGGGCCAAGCCCGGCTTCCATCAAGAACAGTTCGAGGTGGTCATCAGCTAG
- a CDS encoding TIGR03960 family B12-binding radical SAM protein: MPLDLLSVEKPARYMGGEMGSVVKPTADLRIALAFPDLYEVGMSHLGLRILYQILNNQDGIAAERVYTPWPDMAAQMAAEQAPLTTLETATPLAETDIIGFTLQYELSCTNILTMLRQAAIPVRAEDRAQGWPLIIGGGPGAYNPEPLAPFFDAFLLGDGEEAVIEIAQHVRDWKEAGSSNKQELLEQLATIPGVYVPSFFNVVYHDDGRVAAVQPLKPGYTTVRRRFLPDIEAADFPDSPIIPFLKTIHDRVAIEVARGCTRGCRFCQAGYIYRPLRERSPQRINELIETSLKNTGYEEISLLSLSTGDYSCIAPLLQELMARHAQGRVAVSLPSLRVGTLTPELIDEIRKVRKTGFTLAPEAGSERMRRVINKGISEQDLLDGAYNIFAAGWRLIKLYFMMGLPTETRDDLQAIPELARQVKNQARRSGGQGEVNVAVSTFVPKPHTPFQWQRQLSLEETRDRQRFLKDEMRRRKLNFKYQDAELSFMEGVLARGDRRLADVLERVVELGACFDGWNEHFSLQRWLQAFSECDIDPNWYLRERDQNELLPWDHLDAGIDKAFLLKELNRAHGEAATPDCRFGACSNCGVCDFKTVANRVVQPPTFGAARELPAAPGEITQRRLRMRFSKTGRIRYLSHLELINLFTRAVQRAGVPILYSQGFHPHPRFSFATATSVGVESQAEYLDLFVGDIGADEALQRLNQVLPAGMSILEATEVDLKAPSLSPLIEATRYRVTLPDCDPETLRNQCVQFMAQSSWVLVRAKKGQQQTIDLRKETRELSANGHSLEFTIGRGKASELTAAITGLTPDALKTVHIEKTSVVFVAY; the protein is encoded by the coding sequence ATGCCTCTGGATCTGTTGAGTGTCGAAAAACCGGCCCGTTACATGGGCGGTGAAATGGGATCGGTCGTAAAACCGACCGCTGATCTACGCATCGCCCTGGCCTTTCCTGATCTGTATGAAGTCGGCATGAGCCATCTCGGGCTTCGCATTCTCTATCAGATCCTGAACAATCAGGATGGCATCGCCGCTGAGCGCGTCTACACCCCCTGGCCTGATATGGCTGCTCAGATGGCAGCAGAGCAGGCTCCCCTCACTACCCTTGAAACAGCCACACCTCTCGCAGAAACTGATATTATCGGCTTCACACTCCAGTACGAGCTTTCCTGCACCAATATCCTGACCATGTTACGCCAGGCCGCCATCCCGGTGCGGGCTGAAGATCGCGCACAAGGCTGGCCGCTCATTATCGGTGGGGGGCCCGGCGCCTACAATCCCGAGCCGCTGGCCCCGTTCTTTGATGCTTTTTTATTGGGCGATGGTGAAGAAGCGGTGATTGAGATTGCACAGCATGTACGGGACTGGAAGGAGGCGGGCAGCAGTAACAAACAGGAACTGCTTGAGCAACTGGCCACCATCCCTGGCGTCTATGTACCTTCATTTTTCAACGTTGTGTACCATGACGACGGCCGGGTTGCCGCGGTACAGCCGCTCAAGCCGGGCTACACAACCGTACGCAGACGCTTTCTGCCTGATATTGAAGCAGCTGACTTTCCGGACAGCCCGATCATCCCGTTCCTGAAGACCATTCACGACCGGGTTGCAATTGAGGTTGCACGCGGCTGCACACGCGGCTGCCGTTTCTGTCAGGCCGGCTACATCTACCGACCGCTGCGCGAACGTTCACCGCAACGGATCAACGAGCTGATTGAGACCTCGCTAAAAAATACCGGCTACGAAGAGATCTCGTTACTGTCACTCTCCACCGGCGATTACAGCTGCATTGCACCGCTACTGCAGGAGTTGATGGCCCGCCATGCCCAGGGCCGGGTTGCCGTTTCACTCCCCTCACTACGGGTAGGCACCCTGACTCCGGAGCTGATCGACGAAATTCGCAAGGTACGCAAAACCGGCTTTACCCTGGCTCCTGAGGCCGGCAGCGAAAGGATGCGCCGGGTCATCAACAAGGGGATCTCGGAACAGGATCTGCTGGATGGCGCCTATAACATCTTTGCTGCCGGCTGGCGGCTGATCAAGCTGTACTTCATGATGGGTCTTCCCACTGAAACCCGGGACGATCTACAGGCGATCCCCGAACTTGCCCGCCAGGTCAAGAATCAGGCACGCCGCTCCGGCGGACAGGGTGAAGTCAACGTGGCGGTCAGTACCTTTGTACCCAAACCCCACACCCCTTTCCAGTGGCAGCGCCAGCTCTCCCTTGAAGAAACCCGTGATCGCCAGCGTTTTCTGAAAGACGAGATGCGGCGGCGCAAACTGAACTTCAAGTATCAGGACGCAGAGCTGTCCTTTATGGAAGGGGTACTTGCACGGGGAGATCGCCGCCTGGCCGACGTACTCGAACGCGTAGTCGAACTGGGAGCCTGTTTTGACGGCTGGAACGAACATTTTTCACTGCAGCGCTGGCTGCAGGCCTTCAGCGAATGCGACATCGACCCGAACTGGTATCTGCGGGAACGGGACCAGAATGAACTGCTTCCCTGGGACCACCTGGATGCCGGTATTGACAAGGCCTTTCTACTGAAAGAACTCAACCGGGCCCATGGCGAGGCAGCAACCCCGGACTGCCGTTTTGGCGCCTGCTCCAACTGCGGGGTCTGTGATTTTAAAACCGTGGCCAACCGTGTTGTACAGCCCCCCACCTTCGGTGCAGCCAGGGAGCTGCCTGCAGCGCCTGGCGAAATCACGCAGCGACGCCTGAGGATGCGTTTCTCTAAGACCGGCCGGATCCGCTACCTGAGTCACCTTGAACTGATCAACCTTTTTACCCGTGCCGTACAGCGGGCCGGTGTACCGATCCTCTACAGCCAGGGCTTCCACCCGCACCCGCGCTTTTCCTTTGCCACTGCTACGTCGGTCGGCGTTGAATCGCAGGCCGAATACCTGGATCTGTTTGTTGGCGACATAGGGGCCGATGAGGCGCTTCAGCGCCTTAACCAGGTGCTGCCTGCAGGCATGTCCATACTGGAAGCAACCGAGGTTGACCTGAAGGCCCCCTCGCTTTCTCCCTTGATTGAGGCCACCCGCTACCGGGTCACCCTGCCAGACTGTGACCCGGAAACGCTCCGGAACCAGTGTGTGCAATTTATGGCACAAAGTTCCTGGGTGCTGGTCCGCGCAAAAAAAGGACAGCAACAGACCATCGATCTTCGCAAGGAAACCCGAGAGCTGAGCGCGAACGGACATAGCCTTGAGTTCACCATTGGTCGAGGCAAGGCGAGCGAACTGACTGCCGCAATCACCGGCCTGACACCTGATGCCTTAAAAACTGTGCATATTGAAAAGACATCAGTTGTTTTTGTGGCATACTAA
- a CDS encoding ammonium transporter, whose product MKLKHSLIVVMLTLFTALVGVSAMAEEKKDAAPAAAVATEAPKAPEAAAPAAAPVAAPAAAAPAALPDVKPVLNTGDTAWMLVSSALVLLMIPGLALFYGGMVRQKNVLSTMMHSFVAMGIVGVQWAVIGYSLAFAPDMGGMGLIGNFSKFMLNGLIVMKDAASGTVEWTLFQNYTKEPGAIPELVFAMYQAMFAMITVALISGAMAERVKFSAYCLFVLLWTTLVYDPLAHWVWMTEGWLFKKGALDFAGGTVVHLSSGISALVFLAFLGKRHGFPNERMAPHNLPLTLLGVGLLWFGWYGFNAGSAIVGVNNSDAAGGLAGLAFATTTIAPAAAGLSWMIAEWIHSGKPSALGFGSGVVAGLVVITPAAGFVQPGAALIMGVAAGLVCYGGILLKAKLKYDDSLDAFGVHGIGGTFGAIITGVFATVGATGLLAGNAKQLMIQLIAVLAAGAYAVVVTLIITFILDKTIGLRVEKEDEIMGLDQTQHSESGYNM is encoded by the coding sequence ATGAAACTCAAGCATTCACTCATTGTTGTCATGTTGACCCTCTTCACCGCACTGGTAGGCGTTTCTGCCATGGCTGAAGAGAAAAAAGATGCGGCGCCTGCTGCTGCAGTTGCAACTGAGGCGCCCAAGGCACCTGAAGCGGCAGCTCCCGCAGCTGCACCGGTTGCTGCTCCGGCCGCTGCCGCTCCGGCGGCCCTGCCAGACGTCAAACCGGTTCTGAACACTGGTGATACCGCCTGGATGCTGGTCTCATCAGCCCTGGTACTGTTGATGATCCCCGGTCTGGCCCTGTTTTACGGTGGTATGGTCCGCCAGAAAAACGTCCTGTCCACCATGATGCACTCCTTTGTTGCCATGGGTATTGTCGGGGTACAATGGGCAGTAATCGGCTACTCACTCGCCTTTGCACCTGATATGGGCGGCATGGGCCTGATCGGCAACTTCAGCAAATTCATGCTGAACGGCCTGATCGTGATGAAGGACGCTGCATCCGGTACGGTGGAGTGGACCCTGTTCCAGAACTACACCAAAGAGCCCGGCGCAATCCCGGAGCTGGTCTTTGCCATGTATCAGGCGATGTTTGCCATGATTACCGTGGCCCTGATTTCAGGTGCCATGGCTGAGCGGGTCAAATTCTCCGCCTACTGCCTGTTTGTACTGCTCTGGACCACCCTTGTCTATGATCCCCTGGCACACTGGGTCTGGATGACTGAAGGCTGGTTGTTCAAAAAAGGCGCACTGGACTTTGCCGGCGGCACCGTTGTTCACCTCTCCTCCGGTATCTCCGCTCTGGTATTTCTGGCCTTCCTCGGTAAGCGTCACGGTTTCCCCAACGAGCGGATGGCGCCCCACAACCTGCCGTTGACCCTGCTTGGTGTCGGTCTGCTCTGGTTCGGTTGGTACGGTTTCAACGCAGGTTCGGCAATCGTGGGTGTCAACAACTCTGATGCAGCAGGCGGCCTGGCCGGTCTGGCCTTTGCCACCACCACCATTGCCCCTGCAGCAGCCGGTCTTTCCTGGATGATCGCTGAGTGGATCCACTCCGGCAAGCCTTCTGCCCTGGGTTTTGGCTCAGGTGTTGTTGCCGGCCTGGTTGTGATCACCCCTGCCGCCGGTTTCGTACAACCGGGCGCCGCCCTGATCATGGGTGTGGCTGCAGGCCTGGTCTGCTACGGCGGCATCCTGCTCAAGGCCAAACTGAAGTATGACGACTCCCTTGACGCCTTTGGTGTTCACGGTATCGGCGGCACCTTCGGCGCCATTATCACCGGCGTATTTGCCACCGTAGGCGCAACCGGCCTGCTGGCCGGCAATGCCAAGCAGCTGATGATTCAGCTGATTGCGGTACTGGCAGCCGGTGCCTACGCAGTGGTCGTAACCCTGATCATCACCTTCATCCTGGACAAGACCATTGGTCTGCGGGTAGAGAAGGAAGATGAAATCATGGGTCTTGACCAGACACAACACAGCGAATCAGGCTACAACATGTAA
- a CDS encoding P-II family nitrogen regulator: protein MKLVEAIIKPFKLDEVKDALNEIGIEGITVSEVKGFGRQKGHTELYRGAEYVVDFIPKVKLEIAVSDELVAKVVETIQNTAKTGRIGDGKIFVIALEEAVRIRTGETGGEAI from the coding sequence ATGAAACTGGTAGAAGCGATCATCAAGCCGTTCAAACTGGACGAAGTCAAAGATGCCCTGAATGAAATCGGCATCGAGGGAATTACGGTCAGCGAGGTCAAAGGTTTTGGGCGTCAGAAAGGCCATACGGAACTGTACCGTGGCGCTGAATATGTCGTTGACTTCATACCCAAGGTTAAGCTGGAGATCGCCGTTTCCGACGAGCTGGTAGCCAAGGTGGTGGAGACAATCCAGAACACGGCCAAAACCGGCCGTATCGGTGACGGCAAGATTTTTGTAATCGCCTTGGAAGAAGCAGTACGGATCCGTACCGGCGAAACCGGTGGCGAAGCAATCTAA
- a CDS encoding Rieske (2Fe-2S) protein: MPVVARLDEVPAMGKKLIQIAGQEILLVNLKGTIYAVENECPHQGAPMSGALLKDTYLSCPRHGYRFELKDGSCKEHPECRLKTWPVRVEDNEIIVDLA; encoded by the coding sequence ATGCCGGTTGTTGCACGTTTGGATGAGGTTCCCGCAATGGGGAAAAAGCTGATACAGATTGCCGGTCAGGAGATTCTGCTGGTGAACCTGAAAGGTACCATCTATGCCGTTGAAAATGAATGCCCGCATCAGGGGGCGCCGATGTCCGGGGCGCTGCTGAAGGATACCTATCTCTCCTGTCCCCGTCATGGCTATCGTTTTGAGCTGAAGGACGGCAGTTGCAAGGAACATCCTGAGTGTCGACTTAAGACCTGGCCGGTACGGGTGGAAGATAACGAGATCATTGTTGACCTGGCGTGA
- a CDS encoding phospholipase D-like domain-containing protein, translated as MTWREKTILDDITLLVLLGAALAAAVWAAGHALLHKRDPRSALVWVSLSLTLPVMGALLYWLLGINRITRRAHHWHKSGRRLGFQELYPPAVAQPPALPPLFQGLHNLEILSDRIVRTRNHASNRLFPLKNGEEAYPAMLAAIDAASHSIHLCSYIFDGDRIGGVFVNSLAAAVKRGVVVRVIVDAMGERYSAVTARAALLGSGVDIRHYLPLYKGPFINLRNHRKLLLVDGRVAFTGGMNIRSNHCVETAGLLHAASDLHFQVQGPVVNDLQRIFLEDWYFVSGQRLDDQAYFPLLDAGGTALVRAIADGPDREFRKLEWIVMGALSTAKQRVRIMTPYFIPDRPMVTALVTAALRGVEITLVLPQQNNLPFVAWASRASYWELIKNGIQILEQPPPFAHTKLLLVDDLWSLIGSANLDTRSFRLNFELNLSVYDQQFAAVLNEHFDAIQAGSYLVSLQEMDSRPLAIKLRDGAARLFTPYL; from the coding sequence TTGACCTGGCGTGAGAAGACCATACTGGACGATATAACACTGCTGGTGCTGCTGGGAGCGGCATTGGCCGCTGCAGTCTGGGCAGCCGGACACGCCCTTTTACACAAGCGCGACCCCCGCTCTGCGTTGGTCTGGGTCAGTCTGAGCCTTACCCTGCCGGTCATGGGGGCCCTTTTGTACTGGCTGCTGGGAATAAACCGTATTACCAGACGGGCACACCATTGGCATAAAAGTGGCCGCCGGCTCGGTTTTCAGGAACTCTATCCACCGGCAGTCGCGCAGCCACCTGCTTTACCGCCTCTTTTTCAGGGGCTACATAATCTTGAAATCCTGAGCGACAGGATTGTGCGTACCCGTAATCATGCCTCCAACCGGCTTTTCCCCTTGAAAAACGGCGAGGAGGCCTATCCGGCAATGCTGGCAGCCATTGACGCCGCCAGCCACTCCATCCACCTCTGCAGCTACATTTTTGACGGGGACCGGATTGGCGGCGTTTTTGTCAACAGCCTGGCCGCAGCGGTGAAGCGCGGGGTTGTGGTACGGGTGATTGTTGATGCCATGGGTGAACGCTACAGTGCTGTTACCGCGCGTGCCGCTTTATTGGGCAGCGGTGTGGACATTCGGCATTATCTGCCGCTCTACAAAGGGCCGTTCATTAACCTTCGCAATCACCGCAAGCTGCTGCTGGTTGACGGCAGGGTTGCCTTTACCGGCGGCATGAATATCCGCAGCAACCATTGTGTGGAGACCGCAGGGCTTTTGCATGCTGCCAGTGATCTTCATTTTCAGGTGCAGGGCCCGGTGGTAAACGATCTGCAGCGGATATTTCTTGAAGACTGGTATTTTGTCAGCGGGCAGCGGCTGGATGATCAGGCCTATTTCCCGCTGCTTGATGCCGGCGGGACAGCTCTGGTACGTGCCATTGCTGATGGTCCTGACCGCGAGTTCCGCAAGCTTGAATGGATCGTAATGGGTGCGCTTTCGACAGCGAAACAGCGTGTCCGGATTATGACGCCCTACTTTATACCTGATCGTCCCATGGTCACCGCGCTTGTCACCGCTGCGCTGCGTGGTGTTGAGATAACACTGGTGCTGCCGCAGCAAAATAACCTGCCGTTTGTGGCCTGGGCCTCGCGTGCCTCGTATTGGGAGCTGATCAAGAACGGTATTCAGATTCTGGAACAACCCCCGCCGTTTGCACATACCAAGCTGCTGCTGGTGGATGATCTCTGGAGTCTGATCGGCTCGGCCAATCTGGATACCCGTAGTTTTCGTCTCAATTTTGAGTTGAATCTGTCGGTCTATGATCAGCAGTTTGCCGCTGTGCTGAATGAACATTTTGATGCGATTCAGGCCGGTTCATATCTGGTCTCCCTGCAGGAAATGGACTCAAGGCCTTTGGCAATCAAGTTGAGGGACGGCGCAGCGCGACTTTTTACCCCCTATCTGTAA
- a CDS encoding peroxiredoxin, with product MSTCTLVTKAAPDFTADAVMADNSFGQVSLSSYQGKYVYLLFYPLDFTFVCPSEILAFNKKLDEFKQRNCELISISIDSKFTHLAWKNTKVEDGGIGQVQFPMVADLNKEITKAYGIEHSASVALRGLFLIDPKGVVRHCVINDLPLGRSVDEALRMLDALQFTDTHGEVCPANWKQGEEAMKPTAEGVASYLAKHAK from the coding sequence ATGTCAACCTGTACCCTCGTAACCAAGGCTGCTCCTGATTTTACTGCCGATGCCGTTATGGCCGACAACTCATTTGGCCAGGTATCCCTTTCCAGCTACCAAGGCAAGTATGTCTATCTGTTGTTCTATCCTCTGGACTTTACCTTTGTCTGCCCCTCTGAAATCCTGGCCTTCAACAAGAAGCTGGATGAATTCAAACAGCGCAACTGCGAGCTGATCTCGATCTCAATCGATTCCAAATTTACCCACCTGGCCTGGAAAAATACCAAGGTTGAGGACGGCGGGATTGGACAGGTTCAGTTTCCGATGGTTGCAGACCTGAATAAGGAAATCACCAAGGCCTATGGTATCGAGCATTCTGCCAGCGTTGCCCTGCGTGGTCTGTTCCTGATCGATCCGAAAGGTGTTGTACGTCATTGTGTGATCAACGATCTGCCGCTGGGCCGCAGTGTTGATGAAGCTCTGCGGATGCTGGATGCACTGCAGTTTACCGATACCCATGGCGAAGTCTGCCCGGCTAACTGGAAGCAGGGCGAGGAGGCGATGAAGCCGACCGCAGAAGGCGTTGCCAGCTATCTGGCAAAGCATGCTAAATAA
- a CDS encoding 3'-5' exonuclease: MPHSELPPHTASGSRTTVDGVVALEPVGQFFRVFARNEFGVTFRDHPFHPFVLLSDPGLADAIAVVTRRYRLQGSGGLCWLVQLDSWRDWCLLREYLQQLSRPAVWFAFPESSQQFLVASGITCFKGLEPSDLKLLCITVSVNRADTQMPGHGQCGNAAITAIAVSNGTDFEEVISAERLTESEMLRRLTMIIQEQDPDIITGYQLSEDELPCLVSRARRHGVRLAWGRNGAEPCLQHIPEHHAGRPHYDVYGRTLLDIRALVRQYDRQVRPLPGSGLQQAAAWFGCSMLSDADQHPLLTAVRETVALYQLLMPYWYSQAQLYPVSPQGVFARSSAAAVNALLVREYLFQRHAVPFPAAVWMAAESNGSLVLRRGRLGPVVHCELSSLAAAIMLAYRIAPHGDELGIFPAALHAVLRLCSEQAESVFGRQKQAACRLLLPAWSELLARGQYPFSDPAAAGELERLRNVLVRDLLDWLREEGAEPVVADLQGIYFMPPAGHDGTDEIKMLARRLDRILPRGADLYCSGRYQAMLVYKQNNYALLEQGGELVVRGSSFVSRAMEPFLREFLVEAVRLLLAGQGEQVHQLYEMFLRRLTSHACPVSWVMRSETVLDSRENYLQGIQSGRRNRAAVYELALARPETWRVGDRVEYYVSGHAKNVVVHESCRLVADFDPAHPDLNIPWYAERLHQLFRRLEPLLPAEPSLFG, encoded by the coding sequence ATGCCGCATTCCGAACTGCCTCCGCATACTGCGTCAGGAAGCCGAACCACTGTTGACGGCGTGGTTGCACTTGAGCCTGTCGGCCAGTTTTTCCGGGTCTTTGCCCGTAATGAGTTTGGCGTAACCTTCCGTGATCATCCCTTTCATCCCTTTGTGCTACTGTCAGATCCCGGCCTGGCCGATGCCATAGCTGTCGTAACCAGACGGTATCGCTTACAAGGCAGTGGCGGACTCTGCTGGCTCGTACAGTTGGACAGCTGGCGTGACTGGTGCCTGCTGCGGGAGTATCTACAGCAACTAAGCAGGCCTGCTGTTTGGTTCGCCTTTCCGGAAAGCAGCCAGCAATTTTTGGTTGCAAGCGGGATCACCTGTTTTAAAGGCCTAGAACCAAGTGATCTGAAGTTGCTCTGCATTACCGTTAGCGTCAACCGGGCTGATACGCAGATGCCCGGGCATGGTCAGTGCGGAAACGCGGCAATTACTGCCATAGCAGTCAGCAACGGGACAGATTTTGAAGAGGTGATCAGCGCTGAGCGGTTGACGGAGTCGGAGATGCTGAGGCGGCTGACCATGATCATCCAGGAGCAGGATCCGGACATCATAACGGGGTATCAGCTGAGTGAGGATGAGTTGCCATGCCTTGTCAGCCGTGCACGAAGACACGGAGTGCGGCTTGCGTGGGGCAGGAACGGCGCGGAGCCGTGTCTGCAGCATATACCGGAACACCATGCCGGCCGGCCGCATTATGACGTCTATGGCCGTACCCTGCTTGATATCCGGGCATTGGTCCGCCAGTATGACCGGCAGGTCCGGCCGCTGCCGGGCAGCGGGCTGCAACAGGCAGCGGCATGGTTTGGTTGTAGTATGCTGTCAGATGCGGATCAGCATCCTCTCCTGACTGCTGTCAGGGAGACGGTTGCGCTGTACCAGTTGTTGATGCCTTACTGGTATAGCCAGGCACAGCTGTACCCTGTCAGCCCGCAGGGGGTGTTCGCCCGGTCGTCAGCAGCAGCAGTCAATGCGCTGCTGGTGCGTGAATATCTCTTTCAGCGGCATGCGGTGCCGTTTCCGGCTGCTGTATGGATGGCTGCCGAGTCTAATGGCAGTCTGGTGCTGCGTCGCGGACGACTTGGGCCTGTTGTGCACTGTGAACTTTCTTCATTGGCAGCTGCAATCATGCTGGCCTACCGGATTGCCCCGCATGGAGATGAACTGGGAATTTTTCCGGCAGCACTGCATGCCGTGCTGCGACTCTGTTCTGAACAGGCGGAAAGTGTCTTTGGAAGGCAAAAACAGGCCGCATGCCGGTTACTGTTGCCGGCCTGGTCCGAGCTTCTGGCTCGCGGGCAATACCCGTTTTCAGATCCGGCAGCAGCCGGAGAACTTGAACGCCTCAGGAATGTGCTGGTCAGAGATCTGCTTGACTGGCTCAGAGAAGAGGGGGCGGAACCGGTGGTAGCTGATCTGCAGGGCATCTACTTTATGCCACCAGCCGGACATGACGGCACCGATGAAATCAAGATGCTGGCCCGGCGTCTGGACAGGATTCTGCCCCGTGGTGCAGACTTGTACTGTAGCGGCCGCTATCAGGCCATGCTTGTCTACAAGCAGAATAACTATGCCTTGCTGGAACAGGGAGGGGAGCTGGTGGTCAGGGGGAGCAGTTTTGTCTCCCGTGCTATGGAGCCGTTTCTCCGGGAGTTTCTTGTGGAGGCCGTCAGACTGCTGCTGGCCGGTCAAGGGGAGCAGGTTCACCAGTTGTATGAAATGTTTTTGCGGCGTTTAACGAGCCATGCCTGCCCGGTAAGCTGGGTTATGCGGAGCGAAACCGTACTGGATAGCCGGGAGAACTATCTGCAGGGCATACAGAGCGGAAGACGTAATCGTGCGGCGGTATACGAACTGGCGCTTGCGCGGCCTGAAACCTGGCGAGTGGGGGACAGGGTTGAGTACTATGTTTCGGGGCATGCAAAAAATGTCGTCGTGCATGAAAGTTGTAGGTTGGTCGCTGACTTTGATCCGGCACACCCGGATCTGAATATCCCTTGGTATGCCGAACGGCTGCACCAGCTCTTCAGGCGGCTGGAGCCACTTCTGCCTGCGGAGCCATCCCTGTTTGGATAA